The Streptomyces sp. NBC_01775 genome includes a region encoding these proteins:
- a CDS encoding NAD(P)-dependent oxidoreductase, with the protein MSTRRGARRRADASGPPDADAGTEALPGAGREAVTAADARHVGGELGRAVVTADPALSDEVVRGLAEVTGRPLGTGDGARVHIGPGLPELAEGERLLWMHSTWAGVDGLLGSRSPWPREVLLTRTVGRMGERIGQYVLGWALADCQNIAGFLRQHQGRVWHRLPTESAEGTTAVIFGTGAVGAAVAAALQCCGMNTVGVARSTRTRPGFDRVIAMDSMGETGGMGGMKAADAPEDGAAADGEAADDGPVAEALARARFVINALPLTPATTGLFGPRLFAAMEGALFMNVGRGESVDTVALGEALRADRLRGAVLDVLPDEPVPATSELWDLPRTVLTSHSAGVTTDEDVLTDFRAAWRSLSQGEPPALAVDPGAGY; encoded by the coding sequence ATGTCGACGCGGCGAGGGGCGCGGCGCCGCGCGGACGCGAGCGGGCCCCCGGACGCTGACGCGGGCACGGAGGCGCTGCCCGGCGCCGGCCGGGAGGCGGTCACCGCAGCGGACGCGCGGCACGTCGGCGGGGAGCTGGGGAGGGCCGTCGTCACCGCCGACCCCGCGCTGTCCGACGAGGTCGTGCGAGGCCTGGCGGAGGTGACCGGGCGCCCGCTGGGCACGGGGGACGGGGCACGCGTCCACATCGGACCCGGCCTTCCCGAACTCGCCGAGGGCGAAAGGCTGTTGTGGATGCACAGCACCTGGGCGGGCGTGGACGGGCTGCTCGGATCCCGTTCGCCCTGGCCCCGGGAGGTGCTGCTGACCCGGACGGTCGGGCGCATGGGGGAGCGGATCGGGCAGTACGTCCTGGGCTGGGCCCTGGCCGACTGCCAGAACATCGCCGGCTTCCTCCGCCAGCACCAGGGCCGCGTCTGGCACCGGCTCCCCACCGAATCGGCCGAGGGGACGACGGCGGTGATCTTCGGCACCGGGGCCGTCGGCGCCGCTGTCGCCGCCGCGCTCCAGTGCTGCGGCATGAACACGGTCGGCGTCGCCCGCAGCACGCGTACGCGCCCCGGCTTCGACCGCGTGATCGCCATGGACTCCATGGGTGAAACGGGCGGGATGGGCGGCATGAAAGCCGCGGACGCTCCGGAGGACGGTGCGGCGGCGGACGGCGAGGCGGCGGACGACGGACCCGTGGCCGAGGCCCTCGCGCGGGCCCGCTTCGTGATCAACGCCCTCCCGCTCACCCCCGCCACGACCGGGCTCTTCGGCCCCCGGCTGTTCGCCGCCATGGAGGGCGCGCTCTTCATGAACGTCGGACGGGGAGAGTCCGTCGACACCGTGGCGCTCGGCGAGGCACTGAGGGCCGACCGGCTGCGCGGCGCGGTGCTCGACGTCCTCCCGGACGAGCCCGTCCCGGCCACGTCCGAGCTGTGGGACCTGCCCCGTACGGTCCTCACCTCGCACTCGGCCGGTGTCACCACCGACGAGGACGTCCTCACCGACTTCCGCGCGGCCTGGCGCTCCCTGTCCCAGGGCGAACCCCCGGCGCTGGCGGTCGATCCGGGGGCCGGATACTGA